The Tachypleus tridentatus isolate NWPU-2018 chromosome 5, ASM421037v1, whole genome shotgun sequence genome includes a window with the following:
- the LOC143250660 gene encoding aggrecan core protein-like, whose product MSSQVPVFIILLSFITKSHHLISSSFLLYGHLQEPTSGQLQINRSVVSFMHCGALCIKNENCVGVGYSDVLHECQLLGSVSEGQLSNSAFYSVWVNKITCQDSPCKNGATCHDSPAGLYTCYCAFNFTGYHCEIPPKGYYYYLNGSSFKLYKTQKTQSQAISACESDGARLAKVPDLATHQFLMSLISSPADTWIDLRKVNGEWQYAGEFRGWVPPEPYGDGDCAYMATNYLMGWNDYVCTKLCYYICEIKIQ is encoded by the exons ATGTCATCGCAAGTCCCAGTCTTTATAATTTTGCTATCGTTTATTACTAAATCACACCACCTCATTAGCAGTAGTTTCCTTTTATATGGTCATTTGCAAGAACCAACGTCAGGACAACTACAGATTAATAGGTCGGTGGTCTCCTTCATGCATTGCGGTGCTCTGTGCATAAAAAATGAGAATTGCGTAGGTGTGGGATATAGCGATGTACTTCACGAGTGTCAGCTTTTGGGTTCAGTATCTGAAGGCCAGCTCTCAAACAGCGCATTTTACAGTGTATGGGTAAATAAG ATTACCTGTCAGGATTCTCCATGTAAAAATGGAGCAACTTGTCACGATAGTCCTGCTGGCCTTTACACCTGCTACTGTGCGTTTAATTTCACAGGATATCACTGCGAGATAC CACCAAAAGGATACTATTATTACTTAAATGGTTCGTCGTTCAAGCTCTACAAAACACAGAAAACCCAGTCACAGGCCATATCTGCTTGCGAATCAGATGGGGCACGATTGGCTAAAGTTCCAGATCTGGCAACTCATCAGTTCTTGATGAGTTTGATTTCATCCCCTGCCGACACTTGGATAGATCTTCGCAAAGTCAATGGCGAATGGCAGTATGCAGGTGAATTCAGAGGCTGGGTGCCACCCGAACCATATGGCGACGGTGATTGTGCTTATATGGCAACAAATTACCTAATGGGGTGGAATGACTACGTATGTACCaaactgtgttattatatatgtgAAATCAAAATCCAATAA